In Sodalis ligni, a single genomic region encodes these proteins:
- the lptA gene encoding lipopolysaccharide ABC transporter substrate-binding protein LptA yields the protein MKFRTSSKIHNIIAAGALLLLSAKAMALTGDTDQPINVDSAQQAVDMLTNTVTLTGTVVVKQGSIDIRADKVVITRPNGVQGKEVVEGYGNPVTFYQMQDSGKPVKGHAQKVRYELANDYVILTGDAYIEQLDSNVKGDRITYLVKQQQMEAFSDKGKRVTTVLVPSQLQDKTPAAPGAPAAKAAPAKKAAPAVKPAAN from the coding sequence ATGAAATTCAGAACCAGCAGCAAAATCCATAACATCATCGCCGCCGGCGCGCTGTTACTGCTCAGCGCCAAGGCCATGGCGCTGACCGGCGATACCGACCAGCCGATCAATGTTGACTCCGCGCAGCAGGCGGTTGATATGCTCACCAATACCGTGACGCTGACCGGCACGGTGGTGGTAAAACAAGGCTCCATCGATATCAGGGCGGATAAGGTCGTCATTACCCGTCCCAACGGCGTGCAGGGCAAGGAAGTGGTGGAAGGCTACGGAAATCCGGTTACCTTCTACCAGATGCAGGACAGCGGTAAACCGGTGAAGGGCCATGCGCAGAAGGTGCGCTACGAATTGGCCAACGACTATGTCATTCTTACCGGTGACGCTTACATCGAACAGCTGGACAGCAACGTCAAAGGCGATCGTATTACCTATCTGGTGAAACAGCAGCAGATGGAGGCCTTCAGCGACAAAGGCAAACGGGTGACAACCGTGCTGGTGCCGTCCCAGTTGCAGGATAAAACCCCGGCCGCGCCGGGCGCACCGGCTGCTAAAGCCGCACCGGCCAAGAAGGCCGCTCCGGCGGTTAAACCCGCCGCTAATTAA
- the lptC gene encoding LPS export ABC transporter periplasmic protein LptC: MSKTKYWVTLLLVIVVLVLIGWNLADNDNATAPAVTDTGEPTYQSEHTVTTVYNPLGSLNYRLISDHVKQYAVEQITWFTRPVATMYDENKVATWTVKADQAKLTGDKMLYLYGHVQVDSLTDTSQLQHIRTDNAVVNLVTQDVSSDDVVTLYGVGFNSVGTKMRGNLRSKTAQLIEKVKTSYEIQNQQQNP, encoded by the coding sequence ATGAGTAAGACAAAATATTGGGTTACCCTGCTGCTGGTTATCGTGGTATTGGTGCTCATCGGCTGGAACCTGGCGGATAACGACAACGCGACGGCCCCGGCGGTGACGGATACCGGCGAGCCGACCTATCAGAGCGAGCATACCGTCACTACGGTCTATAACCCCTTGGGGAGCCTGAACTACCGGCTGATATCCGATCATGTAAAACAATATGCCGTGGAACAAATCACATGGTTTACCCGACCGGTGGCGACGATGTACGATGAAAACAAGGTCGCGACCTGGACAGTCAAAGCCGATCAGGCCAAGCTGACCGGTGATAAAATGCTTTATTTATATGGCCATGTTCAGGTAGACAGCCTGACCGACACATCACAGCTGCAGCACATCAGAACCGATAACGCGGTAGTGAATCTGGTGACGCAGGATGTGTCTTCTGATGACGTAGTCACCTTATATGGCGTCGGCTTTAACTCTGTAGGCACAAAGATGCGCGGAAATCTGCGAAGCAAGACTGCCCAGTTGATTGAAAAGGTCAAGACCTCTTATGAAATTCAGAACCAGCAGCAAAATCCATAA
- the kdsC gene encoding 3-deoxy-manno-octulosonate-8-phosphatase KdsC, with protein MHDTPRIDTCYGPVEESVLRRARDIRLLICDVDGVLSDGLIYQGNQGEELKAFNVRDGYGIRSLLTSGIEVAIITGRSAKLVEDRCKTLGIVHLYQGQSDKLLAFVALLDKLSLTEEQVAYVGDDLIDWPVMARVGLAIAVADAHPLLSPKADYVTHIRGGRGAVREVCDLLLLAQGKLEDAKGQSV; from the coding sequence ATGCATGATACCCCCCGTATTGATACATGCTACGGACCGGTTGAAGAATCCGTTTTACGGCGCGCCCGGGATATCCGGCTGCTGATTTGCGACGTCGACGGCGTATTGTCCGACGGCCTGATCTACCAAGGCAACCAGGGCGAAGAACTGAAAGCATTCAACGTGCGCGACGGCTACGGTATCCGAAGCTTGCTGACATCCGGCATCGAGGTCGCTATTATTACCGGCCGCTCCGCCAAATTGGTGGAGGATCGTTGTAAAACCCTGGGCATCGTCCATCTTTATCAGGGGCAATCGGATAAGCTTTTGGCCTTTGTAGCCCTGTTGGATAAACTCTCTTTAACAGAGGAGCAGGTGGCTTACGTCGGCGATGACCTGATTGATTGGCCGGTGATGGCGCGGGTTGGCCTGGCTATTGCCGTAGCGGATGCCCATCCGCTGTTATCGCCCAAGGCCGATTACGTGACGCATATCCGCGGCGGCCGCGGCGCGGTGCGGGAAGTCTGTGATCTGTTGTTGCTGGCGCAGGGGAAGCTTGAGGATGCCAAAGGGCAGTCGGTATGA